One Thiocapsa bogorovii DNA segment encodes these proteins:
- a CDS encoding efflux RND transporter periplasmic adaptor subunit yields MSNANAKQWLLDSVRVLVTLSMVGIAGGAAFWAWQQGKAHPWTRDGQVLADVVHVAPWVGGQVTVLHVVDNQRVATGELLFELDPLPYRQALAQAEADLALRRAEAAETGQGAESLSGGAPSAQDEGTGQAHAAAKDAAVLAAEIALTTARMHLDDTRVTTPVDGYVTNLQLGEGTYADAGVPQVALVVADSFRVEAYFKETDLPNIHIGDPAAVTLMGYPDRPLDGRVEGIAFGIERRYSAPGPGDLAQVEPMFEWIRLAQRIPVRIRLDAPPDGIVLRAGLTASVAVNPSDAIGDAPGAVLDAD; encoded by the coding sequence ATGAGCAACGCGAACGCCAAGCAATGGCTCCTGGACAGCGTGCGCGTGCTGGTGACCCTATCGATGGTCGGCATCGCCGGAGGTGCGGCCTTCTGGGCCTGGCAGCAGGGCAAGGCGCATCCCTGGACCCGCGACGGGCAGGTTTTGGCGGACGTGGTGCATGTGGCGCCCTGGGTGGGCGGTCAGGTGACCGTCCTTCATGTCGTCGATAATCAGCGGGTTGCAACGGGTGAGCTACTATTCGAGCTTGATCCGCTGCCCTATCGACAGGCGTTGGCGCAGGCCGAGGCCGACCTCGCCTTGCGCCGCGCCGAGGCGGCGGAGACCGGGCAAGGTGCGGAGTCGCTGTCGGGCGGCGCTCCCTCCGCACAGGACGAGGGTACCGGGCAGGCACATGCGGCGGCAAAGGACGCCGCGGTCCTGGCGGCCGAGATCGCCTTGACGACTGCGCGGATGCACCTCGACGACACGCGCGTGACGACGCCTGTCGACGGCTATGTCACGAATCTGCAACTCGGGGAAGGCACCTACGCGGACGCCGGTGTGCCCCAAGTGGCGCTCGTCGTCGCGGACTCCTTCCGCGTCGAAGCCTATTTCAAGGAGACGGATCTGCCCAACATCCACATCGGTGACCCGGCCGCGGTAACGCTGATGGGCTATCCGGACCGACCGCTGGACGGTCGTGTCGAGGGCATCGCGTTCGGGATCGAGCGCCGTTACTCGGCGCCCGGTCCGGGCGATCTGGCACAGGTCGAGCCCATGTTCGAATGGATCCGTCTTGCTCAGCGGATTCCGGTTCGGATTCGTCTCGACGCGCCTCCGGACGGCATCGTGCTGCGCGCGGGTTTGACCGCGAGCGTCGCCGTCAATCCGAGCGACGCGATCGGGGACGCGCCCGGCGCCGTCCTCGACGCCGACTGA
- a CDS encoding DUF1656 domain-containing protein — protein sequence MSAAPVELSLNGVYYPPWLLAALLGLVLAIALAELANRTGLSRFVWHPPLFFAALVVACTVLVGTIVVPSFFG from the coding sequence GTGAGCGCCGCTCCCGTCGAGCTGAGTCTGAATGGCGTCTATTATCCGCCTTGGCTGCTGGCGGCGCTGCTCGGTCTGGTTCTGGCGATCGCCCTGGCCGAGCTCGCCAACCGCACCGGGCTGAGTCGCTTCGTGTGGCATCCGCCGCTGTTTTTCGCCGCCCTGGTCGTCGCCTGCACCGTTCTGGTCGGCACGATCGTGGTGCCGTCGTTTTTCGGCTGA
- the ilvB gene encoding biosynthetic-type acetolactate synthase large subunit produces MSHAARTGAAIFFDVLTDLGVEYLFGHTGGAVIPLHVELNRRMRRRDPAPKFILCRQEGGAGHAAEGYARTSGRVGVAIATSGPGATNLATPIADAHKDSIPTLFITGQVPSAAIGTDAFQEVDTVGFTRPISKHNYLVKDVRDLEWVLREAYALATRGRPGPVVVDICKDVQLAETSRDPSGQNAPRIRHREPIAFDPVKADAILAALAAAERPVVKAGGGVIHANAAAALRSFAERFAVPVTTTFNALGALPFELPHNLGMPGMHGTIPANYALRDADLILSLGGRFDDRVAVKGFATGKRIAHVDIDPSEIDKTIATDLHLVAELGDFLEHALSTGQAADHADWLARIAQWREQMPKPYGRSDYIKPQAVVEIISELTAGDATLVTGVGQHQMWSAQYYRFRRPRQWVSSGGLGTMGFGLPAAIGAWFADPAHPLVLIDGDGSFQMNIQELGTLVANRIPLKIFVLNNSFLGMVRQWEDMMDEGHHYETCLARDASCDPDCMDLDQTCRRQIPNLTGLKYVYPRLKTQRIKHPKDLREGVAQALAEPGPVLVDVWVDKAENVIPMVRPGHRLDQMIES; encoded by the coding sequence ATGAGCCATGCCGCCCGAACCGGAGCCGCCATCTTCTTCGATGTTCTGACCGACCTCGGGGTCGAGTATCTGTTCGGCCACACGGGCGGCGCGGTCATCCCCCTGCACGTCGAGTTGAATCGACGGATGCGCCGCCGCGACCCGGCACCCAAGTTCATCCTCTGCCGTCAGGAAGGCGGCGCCGGACATGCCGCGGAGGGCTATGCGCGGACGAGCGGACGGGTCGGCGTGGCGATCGCCACCTCGGGACCGGGCGCGACCAACCTGGCCACGCCCATCGCGGATGCGCACAAGGACTCGATCCCGACGCTCTTCATCACCGGCCAGGTGCCGAGTGCGGCGATCGGCACCGATGCCTTCCAGGAGGTCGATACCGTCGGCTTCACGCGGCCGATCTCCAAGCACAACTATCTGGTCAAGGATGTCCGCGACCTGGAGTGGGTGCTGCGCGAGGCCTATGCGCTGGCAACCCGTGGCCGACCCGGACCGGTCGTGGTCGACATCTGCAAGGACGTGCAGCTGGCCGAAACGAGCCGAGATCCGAGCGGACAGAATGCGCCCCGGATCCGTCATCGCGAGCCGATCGCATTCGACCCGGTGAAGGCCGACGCCATCCTAGCCGCACTCGCCGCCGCCGAACGCCCGGTCGTGAAGGCCGGCGGGGGGGTCATCCATGCCAACGCGGCAGCGGCGCTGCGCTCGTTCGCCGAGCGTTTCGCCGTCCCGGTCACAACCACCTTCAACGCCCTCGGTGCCCTCCCCTTCGAGCTGCCGCACAACCTCGGCATGCCGGGCATGCACGGGACCATCCCGGCCAACTATGCCCTGCGCGATGCCGACCTGATCCTCTCGCTCGGCGGACGGTTCGACGACCGGGTCGCGGTGAAGGGTTTCGCCACCGGCAAGCGCATTGCGCATGTCGACATCGACCCCTCCGAGATCGACAAGACCATCGCGACCGATCTGCACCTGGTCGCGGAGCTCGGTGACTTCCTCGAGCACGCCTTGAGCACCGGACAGGCCGCCGACCATGCCGACTGGCTCGCCCGAATCGCGCAGTGGCGCGAGCAGATGCCCAAACCCTATGGCCGGTCCGACTACATCAAGCCGCAGGCCGTCGTCGAGATCATCTCCGAGCTGACGGCGGGCGACGCGACCCTGGTCACGGGTGTCGGCCAGCATCAGATGTGGTCGGCGCAGTATTATCGCTTCCGCCGGCCGCGCCAGTGGGTCAGCTCGGGCGGGCTCGGGACCATGGGCTTCGGCCTGCCGGCAGCGATCGGCGCCTGGTTCGCCGACCCAGCCCACCCGCTCGTCCTGATCGACGGCGACGGCAGTTTTCAGATGAACATCCAGGAGCTCGGCACCCTGGTCGCCAACCGGATCCCGCTGAAGATCTTCGTCCTGAACAACAGCTTTCTCGGGATGGTCCGCCAGTGGGAGGACATGATGGACGAGGGTCATCACTACGAGACCTGTCTCGCCCGCGACGCGAGCTGTGATCCGGACTGCATGGACCTGGATCAGACCTGTCGGCGTCAGATCCCGAACCTGACCGGCCTCAAATACGTCTATCCGCGCCTTAAGACCCAGCGCATCAAGCATCCGAAGGATCTGCGCGAGGGCGTCGCCCAAGCGCTGGCCGAGCCCGGCCCGGTCCTGGTCGATGTCTGGGTCGACAAGGCCGAGAACGTCATCCCCATGGTACGCCCGGGTCATCGCCTCGACCAGATGATCGAGTCCTGA
- a CDS encoding WD40 repeat domain-containing protein, translated as MPTPHWRSVPRTAATDTIYGLALSPDGQRLATASWDSLVKIWDVAAGRVEHVLQGHDGRVYTVRFHPDGRRVASGGTDTTVRLWDAASGAELWNQSGHSSLVYSVDFQPGGALLASGSEDGTICIWKCADGTLVRTIEGHPQYVQGVVFSIDGTRLVSGSRDCTMAVWDVDSGEELLRLDVVNNGINSTQFSPDGTRLLLSNVDGSIGLWDLEKGGLIMEMEEHTYPVWSAVFSPDGKMIASGSADKTIVLWDAATGAEMTRLTGHEKDVYCVAFSPDGKWLYSGSVDKHIRAWSLDSADPRWEKLSTAWQTAEAEDAKAAAEAAQALADQTPAKAPATGLFGRLFGGKR; from the coding sequence ATGCCTACCCCACACTGGCGCTCCGTGCCGCGCACGGCCGCAACGGACACCATCTACGGACTCGCCCTCAGCCCCGACGGCCAGCGCCTGGCCACCGCAAGCTGGGACAGCCTGGTCAAGATCTGGGACGTCGCCGCGGGACGCGTCGAGCACGTGCTGCAGGGTCACGACGGGCGGGTCTACACCGTGCGCTTCCACCCGGACGGCCGCCGGGTCGCCTCGGGCGGGACGGACACGACGGTGCGTCTCTGGGACGCCGCCAGCGGTGCCGAGCTCTGGAACCAAAGCGGCCACAGCAGTCTGGTCTACAGCGTCGACTTCCAGCCCGGCGGCGCGCTGCTGGCCTCCGGGAGCGAAGACGGCACCATCTGCATCTGGAAATGCGCCGACGGTACCCTGGTGCGCACCATCGAGGGACATCCCCAATACGTGCAGGGCGTGGTCTTCTCGATCGACGGCACGCGCCTGGTTTCGGGCAGCCGCGACTGCACCATGGCGGTCTGGGACGTCGACTCGGGCGAGGAGCTGCTGCGCCTGGACGTCGTCAACAACGGTATCAACAGCACGCAGTTCAGCCCCGACGGCACCCGGCTCCTGCTGAGCAACGTCGACGGCTCGATCGGTCTGTGGGACCTCGAGAAGGGCGGGCTCATCATGGAGATGGAAGAGCACACCTATCCGGTCTGGAGCGCGGTCTTCAGCCCGGACGGCAAGATGATCGCCTCGGGCAGCGCGGACAAGACGATCGTTCTCTGGGACGCCGCCACCGGCGCGGAGATGACGCGCCTGACCGGACACGAGAAGGACGTCTACTGCGTCGCCTTCAGCCCCGACGGCAAGTGGCTCTACTCCGGCAGCGTCGACAAGCACATCCGGGCTTGGAGCCTGGACAGCGCCGACCCGCGGTGGGAAAAGCTCAGCACCGCCTGGCAGACCGCGGAGGCTGAGGATGCGAAAGCCGCCGCCGAGGCAGCGCAAGCGCTGGCCGACCAAACACCCGCGAAGGCACCCGCAACGGGTCTCTTCGGACGACTGTTCGGCGGCAAGCGCTGA
- a CDS encoding EAL domain-containing protein, which translates to MLRENGLPADQLALKIEVIESAPIEREGDAAGVFERLREHGILLAVDDFGTGYFFAYLRRSRLNLHDRFPSLNRG; encoded by the coding sequence GTGCTTCGGGAGAACGGTCTCCCGGCCGATCAGCTCGCGCTCAAGATCGAGGTCATCGAGAGCGCTCCGATAGAGCGCGAGGGCGATGCGGCAGGCGTCTTCGAGCGTCTGCGCGAGCATGGCATTCTCCTGGCGGTCGACGATTTCGGAACCGGCTATTTTTTTGCCTATCTGCGTCGGTCCCGCCTGAACCTGCACGACCGCTTTCCATCGCTAAACCGCGGCTGA